Proteins co-encoded in one Neodiprion lecontei isolate iyNeoLeco1 chromosome 3, iyNeoLeco1.1, whole genome shotgun sequence genomic window:
- the LOC107222892 gene encoding uncharacterized protein LOC107222892 isoform X3: MGRADAGGGWKGVWLSIIVMLGGSGGAEGAGSCGLAELGCKDGHCVPLDAYCDGKDDCGDGSDEPALCTPCNRTYHGVEGRTYKLVLLRPVQVRLPFFCHLTFTAGGPGHGELVQLLWEEFKIGRLDPAAEDATGSCPEGSLQLAELGRPFTGGSWCGAGKGRASYYSETSTVTASVRLFHAPTSVPFEFSLRYRFVARSEAIARLGQPGLPFERGAPVPGTYCSRNFYECYRKRCRVQSPNYPGEYPRNATCLLNLRQKEVPTCKHAMMAVRPSAPGPAGLAASNATLAVWQDCPPERDRIVIRDGTGPDDPVLLTYCGGPLPRVTARGPTMLVEFRSSSLAIPLGASALRLELEAEVVFVDSDGLDYARGTQGCHFFVNGTAWRSGVLKAPLHSLPPGSSCTWNIQGLSGDRVWIYFSSYSQRDLTGNAESNVSARTDRPCAVKITLWDGTPSNGLPIVALCDEAPRLCAHAALRNATRATRPCTAEESYLTVAPTLTLKMESLPGTVLHTVNFQARYEFVATLQGGESWIEGACNRVWRKVRAGTITSPRDVRLFGRGGASRLECRYRVEGGPGERVRLTLHNASLGELTTCVSERDFHTGRPRCSPEVGSREAHLTLFEAPWRDFRLPRACLCDNTSHLPLTHISTSRALEITFLVDQQAPHEDFETVFFHASFELVRAPECPRKQRVRGEGGELRFVAPPLSRPDIYCEGLPWLVEARENRSLFLLTWGWFLPLDPNPANGQPVVSDAPRCPTSNRVLLYSGKPPKLLKVVCPAEPGAREYAVHVFSEEWLSAEGEGGVGRDAWLGPPRAPALLIDFVAREPGQAAASWLEISRSRSALRRQLRLPERGVENDTSATGDCPHRCPELGACIAASLWCDGRPHCPSGHDEEHCGNGARLLGMLPPAVWLFVAGTAGVVTAFACILAILIGRSKKSARRLRYEGQYEGKKPRRAPTEETLLGAAS, translated from the exons GGCAGAGCTGATGCTGGGGGAGGTTGGAAAGGAGTATGGTTGAGCATAATCGTGATGCTAGGAGGATCGGGCGGTGCGGAGGGTGCGGGAAGCTGCGGGCTAGCGGAGCTGGGCTGCAAAGACGGGCATTGCGTGCCGCTCGACGCGTACTGCGACGGTAAGGACGACTGCGGAGACGGAAGTGACGAGCCGGCATTGTGCACGCCGTGCAACCGGACGTACCACGGGGTCGAGGGCCGGACGTACAAGCTGGTGCTCCTGCGGCCGGTTCAGGTGCGGCTACCCTTCTTCTGCCACCTGACATTCACAGCCGGGGGTCCGGGGCACGGCGAGCTGGTCCAACTGCTCTGGGAGGAGTTCAAGATCGGCCGATTGGACCCTGCCGCCGAGGACGCGACGGGCAGCTGCCCCGAAGGATCGTTGCAGCTCGCGGAGCTGGGTCGGCCCTTTACGGGGGGCTCATGGTGCGGTGCGGGAAAGGGGCGCGCCTCCTACTACAGCGAAACGAGCACCGTGACGGCCTCCGTCAGGCTCTTCCACGCTCCGACGTCGGTCCCCTTTGAGTTCAGCCTGCGGTACCGTTTCGTCGCGCGGAGCGAGGCGATCGCGCGGCTGGGCCAGCCGGGGCTACCGTTCGAGCGAGGGGCCCCTGTTCCGGGGACTTACTGCTCGAGGAACTTCTACGAGTGCTACCGTAAGCGGTGCCGCGTCCAGAGTCCGAACTACCCGGGGGAGTATCCGCGCAACGCGACCTGCCTGCTGAATCTTCGCCAGAAGGAGGTCCCCACCTGCAAGCACGCCATGATGGCCGTCAGGCCCAGTGCTCCGGGGCCCGCGGGCCTAGCCGCGAGTAACGCCACCCTCGCCGTCTGGCAGGACTGCCCCCCCGAACGGGACCGCATCGTCATTCGCGACGGCACGGGGCCCGACGACCCCGTGCTTCTCACCTACTGCGGGGGGCCTCTCCCTCGCGTCACGGCAAGGGGCCCGACCATGCTCGTAGAATTTCGCAGCTCGTCACTCGCCATTCCCCTCGGCGCGTCCGCGCTCAGGCTCGAACTCGAGGCCGAGGTCGTCTTCGTCGACTCCGACGGGCTCGACTACGCCCGCGGGACCCAGGGCTGCCACTTCTTCGTTAACGGCACAGCCTGGCGCTCCGGTGTCCTCAAGGCCCCTCTTCATTCTCTGCCGCCCGGATCGAGCTGCACCTGGAACATCCAGGGCCTCTCCGGCGACCGCGTATGGATTTACTTCTCGTCCTATTCTCAACGCGACCTCACTGGCAACGCCGAGAGCAACGTTAGCGCTCGGACCGATCGGCCCTGCGCCGTAAAAATCACCCTCTGGGACGGTACCCCGAGCAACGGGCTGCCCATCGTTGCTCTTTGTGACGAAGCACCGAGACTCTGCGCTCACGCGGCTCTCCGCAATGCCACCAGGGCCACTAGGCCATGCACCGCCGAAGAAAGCTACCTCACTGTCGCCCCGACTCTCACTCTTAAGATGGAAAGTTTGCCCGGAACGGTGCTGCACACAGTCAACTTTCAG GCACGGTACGAATTCGTGGCAACGTTGCAGGGCGGCGAGAGCTGGATCGAGGGTGCGTGCAATCGGGTGTGGCGGAAGGTGCGGGCTGGGACAATAACTTCACCGAGGGACGTCCGCCTCTTCGGCAGGGGCGGCGCGTCGCGGCTGGAGTGCCGATATCGGGTCGAGGGGGGCCCGGGTGAGCGGGTCCGTCTCACCCTGCACAACGCGAGTCTCGGGGAGCTGACGACTTGCGTGAGCGAGCGGGACTTCCACACGGGGCGACCGCGCTGCTCACCAGAAGTCGGGTCGCGAGAGGCCCACCTGACGCTCTTCGAGGCGCCCTGGCGGGACTTCAGACTGCCGCGGGCCTGCCTTTGCGACAACACCTCGCACCTGCCCCTGACCCACATATCGACGAGCCGGGCCCTCGAGATCACGTTCCTCGTAGATCAGCAAGCCCCGCACGAGGACTTCGAGACGGTATTCTTCCACGCGAGCTTCGAGCTCGTCAGGGCGCCGGAGTGCCCCCGGAAACAGAGGGTCCGGGGCGAAGGTGGGGAGCTCAGGTTCGTCGCGCCCCCGCTGTCCAGGCCTGACATATACTGCGAGGGCCTCCCGTGGCTCGTTGAGGCCCGGGAAAATCGCTCGCTGTTCCTCCTCACTTGGGGCTGGTTCCTGCCCCTGGACCCAAACCCCGCCAACGGCCAGCCCGTCGTCAGCGACGCGCCGCGATGCCCAACGAGCAATCGCGTCCTCTTGTACTCCGGGAAGCCACCGAAACTTCTCAAGGTCGTCTGCCCAGCCGAGCCCGGTGCCCGAGAGTACGCTGTTCACGTCTTCTCCGAGGAGTGGCTCAGCGccgagggggaggggggcgtGGGCAGGGACGCCTGGCTGGGACCCCCAAGGGCCCCGGCCCTCCTCATCGACTTCGTCGCTAGGGAGCCGGGACAGGCCGCGGCTTCTTGGCTCGAAATATCCAGGAGCAGATCCGCCCTCCGGAGGCAGCTGAGACTCCCTGAACGTGGCGTCGAAAATGACACCTCTGCAACCGGTGATTGTCCGCACAGATGCCCGGAACTCGGTGCCTGCATCGCTGCCAGTCTATGGTGCGACGGCAGGCCCCATTGCCCGTCTGGTCACGATGAGGAACACTGTGGAAACGGGGCAAGGCTCTTGGGCATGCTTCCCCCAGCCGTTTGGCTCTTTGTCGCCGGGACCGCCGGCGTCGTTACGGCCTTTGCCTGTATCCTCGCTATCCTAATTGGCAG GTCCAAGAAATCGGCGCGAAGACTCCGTTACGAAGGACAGTACGAGGGAAAGAAGCCGCGCCGAGCACCAACCGAAGAGACCCTTTTGGGCGCAGCCTCCTGA
- the LOC107222892 gene encoding uncharacterized protein LOC107222892 isoform X1, giving the protein MGRADAGGGWKGVWLSIIVMLGGSGGAEGAGSCGLAELGCKDGHCVPLDAYCDGKDDCGDGSDEPALCTPCNRTYHGVEGRTYKLVLLRPVQVRLPFFCHLTFTAGGPGHGELVQLLWEEFKIGRLDPAAEDATGSCPEGSLQLAELGRPFTGGSWCGAGKGRASYYSETSTVTASVRLFHAPTSVPFEFSLRYRFVARSEAIARLGQPGLPFERGAPVPGTYCSRNFYECYRKRCRVQSPNYPGEYPRNATCLLNLRQKEVPTCKHAMMAVRPSAPGPAGLAASNATLAVWQDCPPERDRIVIRDGTGPDDPVLLTYCGGPLPRVTARGPTMLVEFRSSSLAIPLGASALRLELEAEVVFVDSDGLDYARGTQGCHFFVNGTAWRSGVLKAPLHSLPPGSSCTWNIQGLSGDRVWIYFSSYSQRDLTGNAESNVSARTDRPCAVKITLWDGTPSNGLPIVALCDEAPRLCAHAALRNATRATRPCTAEESYLTVAPTLTLKMESLPGTVLHTVNFQARYEFVATLQGGESWIEGACNRVWRKVRAGTITSPRDVRLFGRGGASRLECRYRVEGGPGERVRLTLHNASLGELTTCVSERDFHTGRPRCSPEVGSREAHLTLFEAPWRDFRLPRACLCDNTSHLPLTHISTSRALEITFLVDQQAPHEDFETVFFHASFELVRAPECPRKQRVRGEGGELRFVAPPLSRPDIYCEGLPWLVEARENRSLFLLTWGWFLPLDPNPANGQPVVSDAPRCPTSNRVLLYSGKPPKLLKVVCPAEPGAREYAVHVFSEEWLSAEGEGGVGRDAWLGPPRAPALLIDFVAREPGQAAASWLEISRSRSALRRQLRLPERGVENDTSATGDCPHRCPELGACIAASLWCDGRPHCPSGHDEEHCGNGARLLGMLPPAVWLFVAGTAGVVTAFACILAILIGPRNRREDSVTKDSTRERSRAEHQPKRPFWAQPPDNSSPVSWSTSTSTGRQQSRDTMLYFTVQVTNLTENTPSWCQDIGTVTGAYLCDTPPRSILGDF; this is encoded by the exons GGCAGAGCTGATGCTGGGGGAGGTTGGAAAGGAGTATGGTTGAGCATAATCGTGATGCTAGGAGGATCGGGCGGTGCGGAGGGTGCGGGAAGCTGCGGGCTAGCGGAGCTGGGCTGCAAAGACGGGCATTGCGTGCCGCTCGACGCGTACTGCGACGGTAAGGACGACTGCGGAGACGGAAGTGACGAGCCGGCATTGTGCACGCCGTGCAACCGGACGTACCACGGGGTCGAGGGCCGGACGTACAAGCTGGTGCTCCTGCGGCCGGTTCAGGTGCGGCTACCCTTCTTCTGCCACCTGACATTCACAGCCGGGGGTCCGGGGCACGGCGAGCTGGTCCAACTGCTCTGGGAGGAGTTCAAGATCGGCCGATTGGACCCTGCCGCCGAGGACGCGACGGGCAGCTGCCCCGAAGGATCGTTGCAGCTCGCGGAGCTGGGTCGGCCCTTTACGGGGGGCTCATGGTGCGGTGCGGGAAAGGGGCGCGCCTCCTACTACAGCGAAACGAGCACCGTGACGGCCTCCGTCAGGCTCTTCCACGCTCCGACGTCGGTCCCCTTTGAGTTCAGCCTGCGGTACCGTTTCGTCGCGCGGAGCGAGGCGATCGCGCGGCTGGGCCAGCCGGGGCTACCGTTCGAGCGAGGGGCCCCTGTTCCGGGGACTTACTGCTCGAGGAACTTCTACGAGTGCTACCGTAAGCGGTGCCGCGTCCAGAGTCCGAACTACCCGGGGGAGTATCCGCGCAACGCGACCTGCCTGCTGAATCTTCGCCAGAAGGAGGTCCCCACCTGCAAGCACGCCATGATGGCCGTCAGGCCCAGTGCTCCGGGGCCCGCGGGCCTAGCCGCGAGTAACGCCACCCTCGCCGTCTGGCAGGACTGCCCCCCCGAACGGGACCGCATCGTCATTCGCGACGGCACGGGGCCCGACGACCCCGTGCTTCTCACCTACTGCGGGGGGCCTCTCCCTCGCGTCACGGCAAGGGGCCCGACCATGCTCGTAGAATTTCGCAGCTCGTCACTCGCCATTCCCCTCGGCGCGTCCGCGCTCAGGCTCGAACTCGAGGCCGAGGTCGTCTTCGTCGACTCCGACGGGCTCGACTACGCCCGCGGGACCCAGGGCTGCCACTTCTTCGTTAACGGCACAGCCTGGCGCTCCGGTGTCCTCAAGGCCCCTCTTCATTCTCTGCCGCCCGGATCGAGCTGCACCTGGAACATCCAGGGCCTCTCCGGCGACCGCGTATGGATTTACTTCTCGTCCTATTCTCAACGCGACCTCACTGGCAACGCCGAGAGCAACGTTAGCGCTCGGACCGATCGGCCCTGCGCCGTAAAAATCACCCTCTGGGACGGTACCCCGAGCAACGGGCTGCCCATCGTTGCTCTTTGTGACGAAGCACCGAGACTCTGCGCTCACGCGGCTCTCCGCAATGCCACCAGGGCCACTAGGCCATGCACCGCCGAAGAAAGCTACCTCACTGTCGCCCCGACTCTCACTCTTAAGATGGAAAGTTTGCCCGGAACGGTGCTGCACACAGTCAACTTTCAG GCACGGTACGAATTCGTGGCAACGTTGCAGGGCGGCGAGAGCTGGATCGAGGGTGCGTGCAATCGGGTGTGGCGGAAGGTGCGGGCTGGGACAATAACTTCACCGAGGGACGTCCGCCTCTTCGGCAGGGGCGGCGCGTCGCGGCTGGAGTGCCGATATCGGGTCGAGGGGGGCCCGGGTGAGCGGGTCCGTCTCACCCTGCACAACGCGAGTCTCGGGGAGCTGACGACTTGCGTGAGCGAGCGGGACTTCCACACGGGGCGACCGCGCTGCTCACCAGAAGTCGGGTCGCGAGAGGCCCACCTGACGCTCTTCGAGGCGCCCTGGCGGGACTTCAGACTGCCGCGGGCCTGCCTTTGCGACAACACCTCGCACCTGCCCCTGACCCACATATCGACGAGCCGGGCCCTCGAGATCACGTTCCTCGTAGATCAGCAAGCCCCGCACGAGGACTTCGAGACGGTATTCTTCCACGCGAGCTTCGAGCTCGTCAGGGCGCCGGAGTGCCCCCGGAAACAGAGGGTCCGGGGCGAAGGTGGGGAGCTCAGGTTCGTCGCGCCCCCGCTGTCCAGGCCTGACATATACTGCGAGGGCCTCCCGTGGCTCGTTGAGGCCCGGGAAAATCGCTCGCTGTTCCTCCTCACTTGGGGCTGGTTCCTGCCCCTGGACCCAAACCCCGCCAACGGCCAGCCCGTCGTCAGCGACGCGCCGCGATGCCCAACGAGCAATCGCGTCCTCTTGTACTCCGGGAAGCCACCGAAACTTCTCAAGGTCGTCTGCCCAGCCGAGCCCGGTGCCCGAGAGTACGCTGTTCACGTCTTCTCCGAGGAGTGGCTCAGCGccgagggggaggggggcgtGGGCAGGGACGCCTGGCTGGGACCCCCAAGGGCCCCGGCCCTCCTCATCGACTTCGTCGCTAGGGAGCCGGGACAGGCCGCGGCTTCTTGGCTCGAAATATCCAGGAGCAGATCCGCCCTCCGGAGGCAGCTGAGACTCCCTGAACGTGGCGTCGAAAATGACACCTCTGCAACCGGTGATTGTCCGCACAGATGCCCGGAACTCGGTGCCTGCATCGCTGCCAGTCTATGGTGCGACGGCAGGCCCCATTGCCCGTCTGGTCACGATGAGGAACACTGTGGAAACGGGGCAAGGCTCTTGGGCATGCTTCCCCCAGCCGTTTGGCTCTTTGTCGCCGGGACCGCCGGCGTCGTTACGGCCTTTGCCTGTATCCTCGCTATCCTAATTG GTCCAAGAAATCGGCGCGAAGACTCCGTTACGAAGGACAGTACGAGGGAAAGAAGCCGCGCCGAGCACCAACCGAAGAGACCCTTTTGGGCGCAGCCTCCTGACAACAGCAGCCCGGTTTCGTGGAGTACATCCACGTCGACCGGGAGACAACAGTCTAGAGACACGATGCTGTACTTTACCGTCCAAGTTACTAACTTAACTGAAAACACCCCCAGCTGGTGCCAAGATATCGGCACCGTTACAGGGGCGTATCTCTGTGATACACCGCCACGATCTATTTTAGGGGACTTCTAA
- the LOC107222892 gene encoding uncharacterized protein LOC107222892 isoform X2, which produces MLGGSGGAEGAGSCGLAELGCKDGHCVPLDAYCDGKDDCGDGSDEPALCTPCNRTYHGVEGRTYKLVLLRPVQVRLPFFCHLTFTAGGPGHGELVQLLWEEFKIGRLDPAAEDATGSCPEGSLQLAELGRPFTGGSWCGAGKGRASYYSETSTVTASVRLFHAPTSVPFEFSLRYRFVARSEAIARLGQPGLPFERGAPVPGTYCSRNFYECYRKRCRVQSPNYPGEYPRNATCLLNLRQKEVPTCKHAMMAVRPSAPGPAGLAASNATLAVWQDCPPERDRIVIRDGTGPDDPVLLTYCGGPLPRVTARGPTMLVEFRSSSLAIPLGASALRLELEAEVVFVDSDGLDYARGTQGCHFFVNGTAWRSGVLKAPLHSLPPGSSCTWNIQGLSGDRVWIYFSSYSQRDLTGNAESNVSARTDRPCAVKITLWDGTPSNGLPIVALCDEAPRLCAHAALRNATRATRPCTAEESYLTVAPTLTLKMESLPGTVLHTVNFQARYEFVATLQGGESWIEGACNRVWRKVRAGTITSPRDVRLFGRGGASRLECRYRVEGGPGERVRLTLHNASLGELTTCVSERDFHTGRPRCSPEVGSREAHLTLFEAPWRDFRLPRACLCDNTSHLPLTHISTSRALEITFLVDQQAPHEDFETVFFHASFELVRAPECPRKQRVRGEGGELRFVAPPLSRPDIYCEGLPWLVEARENRSLFLLTWGWFLPLDPNPANGQPVVSDAPRCPTSNRVLLYSGKPPKLLKVVCPAEPGAREYAVHVFSEEWLSAEGEGGVGRDAWLGPPRAPALLIDFVAREPGQAAASWLEISRSRSALRRQLRLPERGVENDTSATGDCPHRCPELGACIAASLWCDGRPHCPSGHDEEHCGNGARLLGMLPPAVWLFVAGTAGVVTAFACILAILIGPRNRREDSVTKDSTRERSRAEHQPKRPFWAQPPDNSSPVSWSTSTSTGRQQSRDTMLYFTVQVTNLTENTPSWCQDIGTVTGAYLCDTPPRSILGDF; this is translated from the exons ATGCTAGGAGGATCGGGCGGTGCGGAGGGTGCGGGAAGCTGCGGGCTAGCGGAGCTGGGCTGCAAAGACGGGCATTGCGTGCCGCTCGACGCGTACTGCGACGGTAAGGACGACTGCGGAGACGGAAGTGACGAGCCGGCATTGTGCACGCCGTGCAACCGGACGTACCACGGGGTCGAGGGCCGGACGTACAAGCTGGTGCTCCTGCGGCCGGTTCAGGTGCGGCTACCCTTCTTCTGCCACCTGACATTCACAGCCGGGGGTCCGGGGCACGGCGAGCTGGTCCAACTGCTCTGGGAGGAGTTCAAGATCGGCCGATTGGACCCTGCCGCCGAGGACGCGACGGGCAGCTGCCCCGAAGGATCGTTGCAGCTCGCGGAGCTGGGTCGGCCCTTTACGGGGGGCTCATGGTGCGGTGCGGGAAAGGGGCGCGCCTCCTACTACAGCGAAACGAGCACCGTGACGGCCTCCGTCAGGCTCTTCCACGCTCCGACGTCGGTCCCCTTTGAGTTCAGCCTGCGGTACCGTTTCGTCGCGCGGAGCGAGGCGATCGCGCGGCTGGGCCAGCCGGGGCTACCGTTCGAGCGAGGGGCCCCTGTTCCGGGGACTTACTGCTCGAGGAACTTCTACGAGTGCTACCGTAAGCGGTGCCGCGTCCAGAGTCCGAACTACCCGGGGGAGTATCCGCGCAACGCGACCTGCCTGCTGAATCTTCGCCAGAAGGAGGTCCCCACCTGCAAGCACGCCATGATGGCCGTCAGGCCCAGTGCTCCGGGGCCCGCGGGCCTAGCCGCGAGTAACGCCACCCTCGCCGTCTGGCAGGACTGCCCCCCCGAACGGGACCGCATCGTCATTCGCGACGGCACGGGGCCCGACGACCCCGTGCTTCTCACCTACTGCGGGGGGCCTCTCCCTCGCGTCACGGCAAGGGGCCCGACCATGCTCGTAGAATTTCGCAGCTCGTCACTCGCCATTCCCCTCGGCGCGTCCGCGCTCAGGCTCGAACTCGAGGCCGAGGTCGTCTTCGTCGACTCCGACGGGCTCGACTACGCCCGCGGGACCCAGGGCTGCCACTTCTTCGTTAACGGCACAGCCTGGCGCTCCGGTGTCCTCAAGGCCCCTCTTCATTCTCTGCCGCCCGGATCGAGCTGCACCTGGAACATCCAGGGCCTCTCCGGCGACCGCGTATGGATTTACTTCTCGTCCTATTCTCAACGCGACCTCACTGGCAACGCCGAGAGCAACGTTAGCGCTCGGACCGATCGGCCCTGCGCCGTAAAAATCACCCTCTGGGACGGTACCCCGAGCAACGGGCTGCCCATCGTTGCTCTTTGTGACGAAGCACCGAGACTCTGCGCTCACGCGGCTCTCCGCAATGCCACCAGGGCCACTAGGCCATGCACCGCCGAAGAAAGCTACCTCACTGTCGCCCCGACTCTCACTCTTAAGATGGAAAGTTTGCCCGGAACGGTGCTGCACACAGTCAACTTTCAG GCACGGTACGAATTCGTGGCAACGTTGCAGGGCGGCGAGAGCTGGATCGAGGGTGCGTGCAATCGGGTGTGGCGGAAGGTGCGGGCTGGGACAATAACTTCACCGAGGGACGTCCGCCTCTTCGGCAGGGGCGGCGCGTCGCGGCTGGAGTGCCGATATCGGGTCGAGGGGGGCCCGGGTGAGCGGGTCCGTCTCACCCTGCACAACGCGAGTCTCGGGGAGCTGACGACTTGCGTGAGCGAGCGGGACTTCCACACGGGGCGACCGCGCTGCTCACCAGAAGTCGGGTCGCGAGAGGCCCACCTGACGCTCTTCGAGGCGCCCTGGCGGGACTTCAGACTGCCGCGGGCCTGCCTTTGCGACAACACCTCGCACCTGCCCCTGACCCACATATCGACGAGCCGGGCCCTCGAGATCACGTTCCTCGTAGATCAGCAAGCCCCGCACGAGGACTTCGAGACGGTATTCTTCCACGCGAGCTTCGAGCTCGTCAGGGCGCCGGAGTGCCCCCGGAAACAGAGGGTCCGGGGCGAAGGTGGGGAGCTCAGGTTCGTCGCGCCCCCGCTGTCCAGGCCTGACATATACTGCGAGGGCCTCCCGTGGCTCGTTGAGGCCCGGGAAAATCGCTCGCTGTTCCTCCTCACTTGGGGCTGGTTCCTGCCCCTGGACCCAAACCCCGCCAACGGCCAGCCCGTCGTCAGCGACGCGCCGCGATGCCCAACGAGCAATCGCGTCCTCTTGTACTCCGGGAAGCCACCGAAACTTCTCAAGGTCGTCTGCCCAGCCGAGCCCGGTGCCCGAGAGTACGCTGTTCACGTCTTCTCCGAGGAGTGGCTCAGCGccgagggggaggggggcgtGGGCAGGGACGCCTGGCTGGGACCCCCAAGGGCCCCGGCCCTCCTCATCGACTTCGTCGCTAGGGAGCCGGGACAGGCCGCGGCTTCTTGGCTCGAAATATCCAGGAGCAGATCCGCCCTCCGGAGGCAGCTGAGACTCCCTGAACGTGGCGTCGAAAATGACACCTCTGCAACCGGTGATTGTCCGCACAGATGCCCGGAACTCGGTGCCTGCATCGCTGCCAGTCTATGGTGCGACGGCAGGCCCCATTGCCCGTCTGGTCACGATGAGGAACACTGTGGAAACGGGGCAAGGCTCTTGGGCATGCTTCCCCCAGCCGTTTGGCTCTTTGTCGCCGGGACCGCCGGCGTCGTTACGGCCTTTGCCTGTATCCTCGCTATCCTAATTG GTCCAAGAAATCGGCGCGAAGACTCCGTTACGAAGGACAGTACGAGGGAAAGAAGCCGCGCCGAGCACCAACCGAAGAGACCCTTTTGGGCGCAGCCTCCTGACAACAGCAGCCCGGTTTCGTGGAGTACATCCACGTCGACCGGGAGACAACAGTCTAGAGACACGATGCTGTACTTTACCGTCCAAGTTACTAACTTAACTGAAAACACCCCCAGCTGGTGCCAAGATATCGGCACCGTTACAGGGGCGTATCTCTGTGATACACCGCCACGATCTATTTTAGGGGACTTCTAA